A region of Neovison vison isolate M4711 chromosome 7, ASM_NN_V1, whole genome shotgun sequence DNA encodes the following proteins:
- the RELA gene encoding transcription factor p65: MDDLFPLIFPSEPAQASGPYVEIIEQPKQRGMRFRYKCEGRSAGSIPGERSTDTTKTHPTIKINGYTGPGTVRISLVTKDPPHRPHPHELVGKDCRDGFYEAELCPDRCIHSFQNLGIQCVKKRDLEQAISQRIQTNNNPFQVPIEEQRGDYDLNAVRLCFQVTVRDPAGRPLRLSPVLSHPIFDNRAPNTAELKICRVNRNSGSCLGGDEIFLLCDKVQKEDIEVYFTGPGWEARGSFSQADVHRQVAIVFRTPPYADPSLQAPVRVSMQLRRPSDRELSEPMEFQYLPDTDDRHRIEEKRKRTYETFKSIMKKSPFNGPTDPRPPPRRIAVPSRSTTSVPKPAPQPYPFTPSLSTINFEEFSPMVFPSGQIPNQTPALAPAPAPILAPAPVPAPAPAPAPILAPPGLAQPVAPPAPKTAQAGEGTLSEALLQLQFDADEDLGALLGSSADPAVFTDLACVDNSEFQQLLNQGVSAAPHTAEPMLMEYPEAITRLVTGSQRPPDPAPAPLGASGLPNGLLSGDEDFSSIADMDFSALLSQISS, encoded by the exons ATGGACG ACCTGTTTCCCCTCATCTTCCCGTCTG AGCCTGCGCAGGCCTCTGGCCCCTATGTGGAGATCATCGAGCAGCCCAAGCAGCGGGGAATGCGCTTCCGCTACAAGTGCGAGGGCCGCTCGGCGGGCAGTATCCCAGGCGAGAGGAGCACGGATACCACCAAGACCCATCCCACCATCAAG ATCAATGGCTACACTGGGCCGGGGACGGTTCGCATCTCTCTGGTCACCAAAGACCCCCCTCACCGGCCTCACCCCCATGAGCTTGTGGGGAAAGACTGCCGGGATGGCTTCTATGAGGCTGAGCTCTGCCCAGACCGCTGCATCCACAG CTTCCAGAACCTGGGGATCCAGTGTGTAAAGAAGCGGGACCTGGAGCAGGCCATCAGTCAACGCATCCAGACCAATAACAATCCCTTCCAAG TTCCCATAGAAGAACAGCGTGGGGACTATGACCTGAACGCAGTGCGGCTCTGCTTCCAGGTGACAGTGCGGGACCCGGCAGGCAGGCCCCTCCGCTTGTCACCTGTCCTCTCTCATCCCATTTTTGACAACC GCGCCCCCAACACCGCTGAGCTCAAGATCTGCCGGGTGAACCGGAACTCCGGGAGCTGCCTCGGCGGGGATGAGATCTTCCTGCTGTGTGACAAGGTGCAGAAAG AGGACATTGAAGTGTATTTCACGGGACCAGGCTGGGAGGCCCGAGGCTCCTTTTCACAAGCTGACGTCCACCGACAAGTGGCCATTGTGTTCCGGACACCTCCCTACGCGGACCCCAGCCTGCAGGCCCCCGTGCGTGTCTCCATGCAGCTGCGGCGGCCTTCAGATCGGGAGCTCAGTGAGCCCATGGAGTTCCAGTACTTGCCAGACACAG ATGATCGTCACCGGATTGAGGAGAAACGCAAAAGGACATACGAGACCTTCAAGAGCATCATGAAAAAAAGTCCCTTCAATG GACCCACTGACCCCAGGCCTCCACCCCGGCGCATTGCGGTGCCTTCCCGAAGCACAACTTCCGTCCCCAAGCCAG ctccccagccctATCCCTTTACGCCATCCCTCAGCACCATCAACTTCGAGGAGTTCTCCCCCATGGTCTTTCCTTCGGGGCAGATTCCAAACCAGACCCCTGCCTTGGCACCGGCCCCTGCCCCAATCCTGGCCCCGGCCCCGGTCCCAGCCCCGGCTCCAGCCCCGGCCCCAATCTTAGCCCCCCCGGGCCTCGCTCAGCCTGtggccccccccgcccccaagacCGCCCAGGCTGGGGAAGGGACGCTGTCGGAGGCCTTGCTACAGCTGCAATTTGACGCTGACGAAGACCTGGGGGCCCTGCTGGGCAGCAGCGCTGACCCTGCCGTGTTCACAGACCTGGCATGCGTCGACAACTcagagtttcagcagctgctgaACCAAGGTGTATCTGCGGCCCCACACACAGCCGAGCCCATGCTGATGGAGTACCCTGAGGCAATAACTCGCCTGGTGACAGGGTCCCAGAGGCCCCCcgacccagctcctgctcccctGGGGGCCTCTGGGCTCCCCAACGGCCTCCTCTCAGGGGATGAAGACTTCTCCTCCATCGCAGACATGGACTTCTCAGCCCTCCTGAGTCAGATCAGCTCCTAA